From one Triticum aestivum cultivar Chinese Spring chromosome 4B, IWGSC CS RefSeq v2.1, whole genome shotgun sequence genomic stretch:
- the LOC123095196 gene encoding transcription repressor OFP12 → MLGCFSRLRRPSSAAPGAPAPVQPPDEASTSAASTSTPATSPRSSSSSARFKNACLRDGGRGGDADVAKECPLSSALAVDSGLSSAIASRRFFLASPGRSNSIVDSSAAHAAAVLGVGAAGVAVPTYSPDPHADFLRSMEEMSAALRLDARRRGDRARLHELLLCYLALNDKRAHRYIVSAFTDLLLRLTATDDLDADEQHGSM, encoded by the coding sequence ATGCTGGGCTGCTTCTCCCGGCTCCGGCGGCCGTCCTCTGCCGCGCCAGGGGCGCCGGCGCCCGTGCAGCCGCCCGACGAGGCGTCCACGTCGGCCGCGTCGACCTCCACCCCGGCGACCTCCccgcgctcgtcctcctcctccgcccgctTCAAGAACGCGTGCCTCCGGGACGGCGGCAGGGGCGGGGACGCCGACGTCGCGAAGGAGTGCCCGCTGTCGTCCGCGCTCGCCGTGGACTCCGGGCTGTCGTCGGCCATCGCGTCGCGGCGGTTCTTCCTCGCCTCCCCGGGCCGGTCCAACTCCATCGTGGACTCGTCGGCGGCGCACGCGGCGGCCGTCCTGGGCGTGGGCGCGGCCGGGGTGGCGGTGCCGACCTACTCCCCGGACCCGCACGCCGACTTCCTGCGGTCCATGGAGGAGATGTCGGCGGCGCTGCGGCTGGacgcgcggcggcgcggcgacagGGCGCGCCTCCACGAGCTGCTGCTCTGCTACCTCGCTCTCAACGACAAGCGCGCGCACCGCTACATCGTCAGCGCCTTCAccgacctcctcctccgcctcaccgCCACCGACGACCTCGACGCCGACGAGCAGCACGGCAGCATGTAG